The stretch of DNA agttgacatgtcatatctcgggttctacaagtccgatcttgatcaactcaagcgcaaatgaaaggtttcgagaaaccctacaaatgtctagaacattgcaacttcgagaaatgaccgcaagaggcgctaaagtcaaaaacaaagttttcgaaaatttcgaactcgaatttttcgaaaatggcgacataaatttttttcatttttcgatatgttatagctgacttcaagacctttcaaacaaaaaaaaaaatttatgaaaatctatggagccgttcccgagatattaTCCCGcgttttaaacatttcttagcGTATGACTTTAATACTATTCcagactttgcgcgtatttaaattaattcgcgttctagtttgctctcacaaaattggtacactgaaagaaacacagatcccgtaagcttggtcagcttaccagtacatttgttttttaatccTGCAGCtcttaaaatccttaaaattaattaaaaaatgtctCACGGGGGCTCATCTAAGCGCGATTACCACAAAGTGGATCACTCCTTGAGAGTTCGTGATAACCTCCAACGTATTGGTGTGTAAAGAAACaaacaaatttcatcaaatatctcacttttttgcattCCCGGCAGAATCAATGATAAACAGCAGGAAGCAGGAGCATATGATGGAACTCATTGCAGAGATCTTCTGTGAGAAGCCACCACGAGACATTGATGTGAGGAAGGCACAGACACAGCTTCTTCCCGCGACGCTTTCCTTGATTCAGGAACTTCAGCTAGTGGTTCTTCTCTGTGAATACTTCCAATCTCCCGGGCCTGAAGCTACGCGGAATGCCATGTTTCTCTCCCTTTTTGCCAGCCCAACATCCATCACGCGGATCAATGTGCTTGTGAAGCTTGTCAGCACGTCCGTGTCTGCGTTAATTGCACCCATTCTTTGCGCCGCGGGTACATGGATGCAACAGCTGGGCTGCACATCACAACCCAGCTTAGATTTGGCACAGAAACTCGTCACGGATTTCATTGTGTTCGCCCAGAAGGCCTCGGAGCAGCTAAAGTACCTTCCACAGGTTGCTTCACGCTTCACGGCGAACCTGATAACAGCCGTGGCGGAACTGTACCTCAACGATATGCACGACAGTGCGGCCGTTCCGCCGGCTATCCTCCTGGACACATTCACAGAGTGGGTATCAAGTAACCCCGAACTCTGTCTTGCTTCCCAGAAGCCTCTTGTACTACCATCAGGTGCCATTGCAATGCCTGTACTCACCCCACTGGCGGGACTTATCCGGTGGTGCGTTGTGGCACCTTTGATGGATCCCAACAAGTCGTACAGTCGTCTGCATTTGGCCATCATTCAATCAATGCAACAGACTCCACCACCCACGGGACCGCCCACGATCATCAATGCTCAGCACCTCTGTCTCATTGTGGCCACACTTGAGGGGAAGTATATGCAACTCAGGAAGCCTGAGAATGCCTCCAAGGCAAATGATGAGCGTCTGCAGCTGTGCCTGGAACGCTTTGCGCAAGCTGTTCAGGTGGCTCTCAGTTCCAGTTGCGTTTATGGCAGCATTCCACAGCTCCTGTGCCGCCTCGAAGCGCTCCCACCCTGTACACTCATGCAAATGGTCATCAAGAGCAATCGAATCACATGACGAGGACCTTTCTGGGAggaataaagttaaaaaaaaaaaaacaaataaaagctcCTTTTATTCACTCAAGAAGAATCGGAGTATATTGTAATCAATCGATTGCAAGAAAGTGTTCAAATGAAAATGCGAGCGTTCACACAGTTGCCTCTGCCTTGGAACGTGAACACGTCAGTGATGTCAGTTTTGTGATGAAAACGCATTGTTTTTgatgcaagaaaaatattgtgcCGAATCATTTTCTGGTCAAATCACTAGCCAATAGTTCAGGAAATACCTTTCTGTTGAAATTCCTGATTTCTCaagcttttaatttcttcaaaagtAAGTAAAATTTGGGTAAATAGAAGGttagattaataaaataaattgaaatttaatattttccaggaAGAATCCTTGAAATTAGTCACACAAATCCTCAGCAAAGATGGACTTTTCCGGATGGTACAACTCCGTGCCTATATTCACACGATACTGGTTATCGTCTACCGTCATCATGAGCCTCGCGGAGAGGATAGGACTCCTCCCAGGCGAGTACCTCATCCTCCTGCCATTTAAACTCATCTATACAAAATTCCAGGCAAGTTCTCAGTGAGATTTCTGTTCACTAAAAgtatattttattgtgtgGGATTCCCTTTCTTTTCATCAGATCTGGAGACCTCTGACATCCGTGCTGTTCTACCCACTCACTCCTCAGACGGGATTTCACTTTATGCTCAACTGCTACTTCCTCTACAACTACTCTGTGCGGCTGGAGAGGGAACACTTTAAGAACACACCGGCAGATCATCTCTTCATGCTGATCTTCAATTGGCTAAATTGCGTCATCCTGGGAGCGGCCTTCAGTGTTCCTCTTCTCATGGATCCCATGGTCATGTCGGTTCTCTACGTCTGGTGCAAACTCAATGCGGACACAATCGTTAATTTCTGGTTTGGCACACAATTCAAGGCTGCCCTACTGCCCTGGGTACTACTGGGAGTCAACCTTCTGCTCACTTCTTCGGTAAAATACTCCCTGATTGGGATTGTTGTTGGGCATCTCTACTACTCCCTCAAATTTCTCTATCCTTCCTACCGGAATACCCCGAGTTTACTGGAAACGCCACAGTTCctgtaagaaatttttgccATAGAAATTCATctggaagtaaaaaaaattaatctcattTCTCATTCCgtaggaaaaattatttcccgGACGTTACTGGGGGAGTTTACGGATTTGGTGGAAATCGCCTCAACAACCAACCTCGACCTGCTGGTGGGAGATTCAGCAATTGGGGTACGGGACATCGCCTGGGGAACAACTAAAAAAAGCACCTTTTGCATGTTCACAAAAGATTGAATGTTTATTGTGGGAGCAGATCTTGGTCACTAAAAGGGTTTGAAACGTCGGGATGTCTTCATTTTTTCCACCTTCTCCTTGTCTTCCTGAAACTTCTTCCGCATCTCCTGGATTTTCTGCCTCTTCGATTCCGTAACTTGGAATCTGTAGAAATTCTTTAgctctttctttctcttccgCACATCCTGCTTCTCTTCGACGCTCTTTATTCCCTTCTCGGTTAGCTTAAAAGCATcctttgttgattttctcgtCACCGTAGTCCATCCATCGTCATCTTCCTCTGCCTGTTTCTTCGCTTCTCTCTCAGCTTTTTGCTCTTCTTTATCAAATTTATCCATGAAGCTGGTAATTTCTTCCTGAAGTCGTTCTGCACAGGGGTACTGGGCTTTGTACTCAGAAATCCATCGTTCAACACCAACGGAGACATCCTCAGCTGTGATTTTCTTCACCTTGAGGACTTTTGCAACACTTCCGGCAAGCTTGAAAGCAATATAGCCTGTTTTCCATTTGAATTCCCGGGATTCCTTTCGCTCTTCCGGAGATTTGCTGAAAGCCTGGAAATCCTTGATATTTGTAAAAGTGACCACACCCGCAATATTCCCAAACTTTGAAAAGATCCTCCAGAGGTTCTCATCTGTAATGTATGGTGGGATATTTGCAAGGCAGATTGTCTTTTCTTCTGGCCAATCTCGGTGTTTCAGAGAATGAGGAATCACGTGGAGTTCGTGAAAATGATCACTTTCACTCCcaataaagagttttattgcTGAAATTAAAAGCAAGACTCTTAACACAATGAAGGTTCAGCGAAGAAATTGTGCATTACTTACTTTTATTCGTGGAAATTCCcatttttcctgaattttctaaCCACACGAGTTGTTTGTTTTGATTGCAAGGGTCGTGTTgattattcttcttctttgtgaGCCGAATGTCATTTTGACTTAATCAGAAAACGTCATTTTTTgacaagaaaattgtttacaaaaatctcatcacattttttgtggtttttcctagtttttctcacatttttccatGCTAAAATGTGTACACCTACCTTCCAAATCTACCGGGAGCAACTTACGGTAAGAGGCCTTTGAGGAAGTTCAGTAGATTTAGCAGAAAATACAATACAATTCCTTTTGCCATTGCCTACTAAAGCTCTCTAGAGTGACTCTAGTTAAGGGGGTAGATGTTGAGAGGATTCTCTAAGGTAGAGTAGTGGtagagtaaaaaataaaaactttattttttaaataggaaATTCTGAGGAAATCCTTCAAGGAACGCAAATTTGAGAAGC from Lutzomyia longipalpis isolate SR_M1_2022 chromosome 1, ASM2433408v1 encodes:
- the LOC129797707 gene encoding ribosomal RNA-processing protein 7 homolog A, whose amino-acid sequence is MGISTNKTIKLFIGSESDHFHELHVIPHSLKHRDWPEEKTICLANIPPYITDENLWRIFSKFGNIAGVVTFTNIKDFQAFSKSPEERKESREFKWKTGYIAFKLAGSVAKVLKVKKITAEDVSVGVERWISEYKAQYPCAERLQEEITSFMDKFDKEEQKAEREAKKQAEEDDDGWTTVTRKSTKDAFKLTEKGIKSVEEKQDVRKRKKELKNFYRFQVTESKRQKIQEMRKKFQEDKEKVEKMKTSRRFKPF
- the LOC129797709 gene encoding derlin-1 — encoded protein: MDFSGWYNSVPIFTRYWLSSTVIMSLAERIGLLPGEYLILLPFKLIYTKFQIWRPLTSVLFYPLTPQTGFHFMLNCYFLYNYSVRLEREHFKNTPADHLFMLIFNWLNCVILGAAFSVPLLMDPMVMSVLYVWCKLNADTIVNFWFGTQFKAALLPWVLLGVNLLLTSSVKYSLIGIVVGHLYYSLKFLYPSYRNTPSLLETPQFLKNYFPDVTGGVYGFGGNRLNNQPRPAGGRFSNWGTGHRLGNN
- the LOC129797626 gene encoding integrator complex subunit 15, which encodes MSHGGSSKRDYHKVDHSLRVRDNLQRIESMINSRKQEHMMELIAEIFCEKPPRDIDVRKAQTQLLPATLSLIQELQLVVLLCEYFQSPGPEATRNAMFLSLFASPTSITRINVLVKLVSTSVSALIAPILCAAGTWMQQLGCTSQPSLDLAQKLVTDFIVFAQKASEQLKYLPQVASRFTANLITAVAELYLNDMHDSAAVPPAILLDTFTEWVSSNPELCLASQKPLVLPSGAIAMPVLTPLAGLIRWCVVAPLMDPNKSYSRLHLAIIQSMQQTPPPTGPPTIINAQHLCLIVATLEGKYMQLRKPENASKANDERLQLCLERFAQAVQVALSSSCVYGSIPQLLCRLEALPPCTLMQMVIKSNRIT